CATAAAAGACAATCCGTTTTACCAATTAAGAGATAAACCAAAATATAAAAGCCTTAAAGCAGCTCGTAACGGTGGAAATTAAAAGGCTATGAAACTGAAAGAATAGTTTTAAAACACAATTAAGTTTTTGACACATGATGATATAAATGAAAAAAcggaaattttttttcttcaatgccATTATTCCAACAATCCCCCACAAATGGCAAGCAAGAAAACCACAAATTTTCTGAGCAAGGAAAGTTAATATTTGTGCTTAAGTGTTAATGTCCAAATGATTGGATTAACACGTAGTGAAGTGAGGCAACAACTTTTGTCAAAAGAGTGAACGAATCTTGAACTAGTTTGACTTGGTTGGAACCCCCACTACACACACCATAACTTTAAAATGTAGAGACTCCGCGATAGAATATTAAAACCATTTTCCGAACCTTGGGATTCATGTGAGTGTTTTAGAAAGATTTCTCAAGTCTTTCATAGATAGCGGCTTTTACCATCTTCACTCACATATTTATTCACATATATTTCAAATGCGTCTCACAAGCATTTAAGTGCATCTCACAAAGCACTTTCGCAACTGTGAATAaactatatttataatttatttgaaaGTATATCAAGTGCGTCTCAAAAGCACTTTATCATATAAATATATCAGGTGTTTCTCAACAGCACCACCAGAATCATGATGAATCTCTTCGTACATCAAGTGCATCTCAAAAGCACTTTATCATGATACATCAAGTGCGTCTCGAAAGCACTTTGTCATCATACATCAAGTGCGTCTCAATAGCACTTTATTAGAATACATTAAGTGCGTCTCATTAGCACTTTGTCATGATACATCAAGTGCGTCCCAAAGCACTTTATCACAGATACATCAAGTGCGTCTCAATAGCATTTTTAATAGATACATCAAGTGCGTCTCAGTAGCACCATCAAAATTGGTTATGTATCTCTTCAAATGACATTACCGCACGTCATAAGGATGATAATGTAATGCTTAAGAGTAATCATACGGCTTCGTTTGACCTACAAATGGGTATCCACCATATTTTCCTCTTTGTTAAGTCTTAAGGCTCATTCTCCTCGACGTATCCAAGACAACTTTAGTCAATCATTTAACTAGAAGGTCAACAAGAATTCTTTCACTTCTTACGTACtcaagaaaaatcaaacaattaTTAATCAAATTCTTAACAACATGTGCGATATGTAAATGTCTTTCTCTCTATGGCAAGCATCATCATTAACAATTTCAATTGCTCCTTATGAATCAAATTTCAACCACAAACACAagcataaaaattatttttccacAATACTCAAAATCTCTAGATTGATCAATAATAATCTTATCTTTCAAGATGAAGAATTTATAGCAACAACATGAACATAACCAAAAAGCCATAAGCCTTAGCACCAATGTTCTGGCTTTTAACATATGCTATTTTCACTTTAACCAAATTCCCCCACAATTTAATGATTTTCAAGTATGAGAAAAATCATTTCTATAATCCCTATAGGGTTCTTACAATTTCATCAGAAACTATGTCAAGGATATAGCAGGCTTTCAAGAAAGATTTCATCCACATATATCATACATACTATATAACTAAGAAATATAACATTCATCATTTCTTTTATTAGTTGCAACTTAGGTCAATCAGATTATATAGTTTTTCCTCTCTCTCTTTATTAATCTAGCATCACCCttagagaaaggaagaaaagtcTTTATGTTCCACAATTGCCTAGAAACCATTCATATCATAGGAAGATTTTCATGTGAATTATTTGCAGTATAAGCAAGACACACGGGCACTTACCTCCAAAGATTTACCCAAGCTTTACCAAAGACACTGAAACACGCCTTACACTTAATGGCTTTGTCACTCATTTTATGGTCTACAAGCATGTTCCAACTGAATTCATCTTTTCCCCTTTTTGATCAagatcccaaaaataaaatgccTACGTAAAGGAAAACAATGAACCTGATTTCTTCATAAAATCCAATGGAAAAGGAAACCAAATTAAAGTAAAACCAATAAGAACACCCAACAAGAAAACTTCCCTGGAAAATCTCCACTGTGATCACTATTTGTAATTATTGTTGCCCAAACGTCCTATGGCCCTTCAACACTTCAGTTACTACAACTGCAGCAACATGACACGGTGGATGGACGTAATTCACATAGGCTCCACAACGGCAGCATCATGATAaaacaataattaattttgcttTCAAATTGTTGGAAATATTAGGAAGATAGCTACGCCGTGGACGAACCACTGCCTTGAAAGCAAAATTCCGGCAGATCTCCGGTGCAATCTAGTGCCGGGTTTGCTCCCCAAGGTTAACACAGCCGCATGCAAGGCATTGTGCACTCAGAACCTACACATGCTGGAGTCTCTACAGCAATGCTCAAAAAGAGTTGGAATAAAAACCAATACCCAATGAATTAACATGGTTTCTTATATATAAGCCTCGACCACTTAAGCTGGAAAGCTTATTCCTTCTTTCCAATTCATTCCAACGTACACCATATAAATTAATTGTCATAAAAGACAATCCGTTTTACCAATTAAGAGATAAACCAAAATATAAAAGCCTTAAAGCAGCTCGTAACGGTGGAAATTAAAAGGCTATGAAACTGAAAGAATAGTTTTAAAACACAATTAAGTTTTTGACACATGATGATATAAatgaaaaaacggaaaaaaatttaaataaattttcttGAATGCCATTATTCCAACAATCCCCCACAAATGGCAAGCAAGAAAACCAGAAATTTTCTGAGCAAGGAAAGTTAATATTTCTGAGCTCGTAACGGTGGAAATTATTAAAAGGCTATGAAACTGAAAGAATAGTTTTAAAACACAATTAAGTTTTTGACACATGATGATATAAatgaaaaaacggaaaaaaatttaaataaattttcttGAATGCCATTATTCCAACAAAAGAACCTTCCATGTACAATATTGTTACCTTCCATGCTCGTTGGTCCCTTATATATATGCTGATTCGTCAATGTCCCCCTTAGTTAGCAGAAGAGATAAAGTATTTGGTGAAAAATATTCTGTGTGTTGTTTCCCCTTTTTCAAGGCCCAGGTACAATTCCAAAAGCTTTCTCTCAAATTTTCGATGCATGCCTTGCTTTTCATTTAGAATTTGAGTTATTTAATTTATCGTCTTTTGCAAAAAAGTTGTGGTTGTAACATTTTTCGATTTGGGGCACGTTTTCAGAAGATTAGAGCCATTTTCTGCTACTCTTTGTGTTTGAACCAAACTTTTGTTTTTTCACCATTTCGTTGAGGCTGATTTTGCTATTGAAAGCCATGCCGATACAGATTGTGAGATTTTGTTGACCATTTGGATGAAGagacaaaaaaattataactttACTTTTATTTGCGTGGTTGGATCTTGAGAGGAACATAAACACATTTTTGTACCAAGTAAAACATATGATTTCATATAGATTGAAAAGGGacatatttataaatttttctTTCCGATCCATTTTCTAATCATTTCAGAGAGGAAGAACTTTCGGTGAGtcccaaaaatatatatagtgtTTTTCCACCCTTTTTCTATGCTCAAACAAAtggaataactttttttttccaattactTTCGCTCCCCCTTTCTTTTTCTAAACAAACAAAATACTATTAagtaatatataattttttttgtcgtGTTATCAATTTTGTATACCCTTCAAACATTTATTTTCTTgagttttcctttttttttgacaataaaaACATATATTGATAGAAAAAAATGAGTCAATGAGAACACTCCTCTCATGGTTGACATTAAATGAGTCCATGAGTTTTCCTATCTTTACCCCCATAAAGATTAAATGACATTAAATAGTTTAAAATGCTTGACATTATTAAATTGTTCATGTTTAAGGATTTTAAAGCTAAAGTTAACATGTGGTTTGGATGCTATCAAGtactatttttatatattttataatttagaaattcattttttttcaatttttatggcaattcttcttcatctttaAGAGATGGTActtttataataatttatttatgcaAGTGTTTCAAATTAGTTACTTTTTTATAAAgggaatgttttttttattaattaactcATCATTATCTATTATGTTAAGCTTATACATGATCCAAAAAGTTTTAACATTCAAGGactgctaattttttttttttaatgtcgTTGTCTTTAAACCTGCTCAAGGTCTAGCATTGTATTTGACTGATGCATTTGAGTTTTTATATTTGTGTGTTCGTAGATATTCATCTGGCATACATAAGTGGAAGATAGAATTCAACTGAAGCAAAAGCAGGCAACTTGTTGTGTTGTACGTCAAGGGAGATTGCCGACCACGATATATCAACAACCATCACTTGCATCACCCACAAGCAGGATTGTAGAGAAAATGAGATTCGTTGATTATGAAAGCAAAAAAGCAAATGTTGGTCCTCATAGTGGAAAGTTCTTTCTTCAGCATTATTTAAACTATAAGAAGAGTggaaaacctgaaagtgtgatGCTCTATAATAATGGCGAGTGGTTGGACTATCCTAGGAATGTTGTTAACTTGGTTAAGAACGAGTTTGAAATGAAAAAGGTAGTTGTGGAAATAAGATTAAATGAGCGTAATCTTATACTAGATTTTTTACATATGTGTCAGCTGGACTTGAAAATTGGTTTGCGTCAACCTATAGGATGGATTGATGAGGTAGGGGAATGCTTTTTCCCTGAAATCAATGATTTTTCTGGTGAAGAATCTCATAAATTATGGAATCAAGATGGTGTAAAATTAGGTATTCAAGTAGAAGTGGATGGAGTTGATGAATTCAATTTAAGGGAGTGTATTGAGAAGTCCAATGGTGGTGAAGTCATTCTGCACAATCATGTCAGTTTAGTGCCTTCTGCGGAATCTGTACAAAGAAAACTGGATTTGGATTTTGTAAAAATAATGTTCCTTACCGGAATGAGTATTTTTGAAAGTACTGACTTTGAGATACTGGAGACATACCCATGCTCAGGCACATCAATGCAAGTACGATTCGAGCTATTCCGAGCACAAGCTAAAATGACAAAAGAATGTCATGGGGAGGCCAATGTTCGATATGCTTGGCTTCCTTTTTATAAAGGAGAACTATCTAAAATGATGGAGTATGGACTGAGACATTGTACACTAGGTGCGACCAAATGTACATACAATGGCGGTGTTCATCTTGCAGCTGTCACATGCCCTTATGCTAGGTTAGTTTTTATGTGATTAcctttgaaataaaaaactttTATTACATACTAATAATAAGATTAATTTTTTCCATAATTACAGTGCTCGTTACTGTGATATTGATGAAGGTGGTGTTCGACACTTGGTCCTTTGTCGGGTAATAATGGGGAATATGAAAGTTTTTTATCCTAGCATTGCCACCGACACGGGTCTGTTTCAACCCAGCAACTCTCAATATGATAATGGGGTGGATGACATTCAATGCCCAAGATACTATATAGTCTGGAATATGAATATAAATACTCACATTTACCCAGAGTTTATCATTAGTTTTAAGGTCTACGGGGATGCTAAAGGTAAGTTATATTgttccttatttttttatttttttacaaattggAGGGCCAAAGGCCCCACTGTTCcgttttttgtgtgtgtttcCTATTGACATATGTTATGGACATATGCTTTCTTAtcataaataagttttacatttTGGTAATAAATTAGCACTCAAGGAGTTAGTAAAAAGCAAACAAATTGATATTTGATGTTTCATTGTTTTCATTTGGATACAAAATTAATGTTCTAAAAGATTTGGTATTGGGAAATATGATTACATTCATAATTTATTATCTCCTTGTGGTTGGGCTCTCATACATTCAATGTATTGATGACTTATCACTGGTTTAATGAAACACTTCGTCATTCTAAGCTATATAATGTTAttccttttgagaaaaaaaatgtttcttCTCTATCACTAATACTTGATGCATTGTTATAGGACATTTTTGTGGAACCATGGGGGAGAAAAATGATTCAAATAGTAATTCTTCAATGGTCAATTCAGCTAGTCATAGTTCTGGTGACCTATTACATGTAACCTCTTCAATGGATAATAATGTAAGCTACTTAATTTGAGTTTTTCATCTTATGTTTTCCAAAATTTTAATGTAAAACGTAATGTTAATAGTTAATACCATAATTGTTGCTACTTCTTCGAAACACTTTACCTTTTCAAATTGTATTTTAAATATAACTGTTTTTTCAAGTTTAATTTCTGTTGATAAGAAAGTTGACGTGCCTATTctattctaaaaaaaataaaaagtggtTAGTTTGATATACTGTTTTTAGTGGAAGAATTTGTGGATGGAACTAGCAAATATGCTGCCAATACTAAGGGACATGTCATGTAAACATTCTTTTTGTAATTGAGTACATCTAACTCTTCTCACCCTTATGGAATATAGCTCTTTAAGTCGTCATTGTTTTACTAACTCATTTTGTTTCCTCTAATATTTTACGTGTGAACTTGATTGATTGATAAACATATTCTTGTATTCATGTACAAGTTGTAGGGGCTTTATATTTTTTAGATTTATCTTCTAGT
This portion of the Lotus japonicus ecotype B-129 chromosome 3, LjGifu_v1.2 genome encodes:
- the LOC130742467 gene encoding inactive poly [ADP-ribose] polymerase RCD1-like; this translates as MRFVDYESKKANVGPHSGKFFLQHYLNYKKSGKPESVMLYNNGEWLDYPRNVVNLVKNEFEMKKVVVEIRLNERNLILDFLHMCQLDLKIGLRQPIGWIDEVGECFFPEINDFSGEESHKLWNQDGVKLGIQVEVDGVDEFNLRECIEKSNGGEVILHNHVSLVPSAESVQRKLDLDFVKIMFLTGMSIFESTDFEILETYPCSGTSMQVRFELFRAQAKMTKECHGEANVRYAWLPFYKGELSKMMEYGLRHCTLGATKCTYNGGVHLAAVTCPYASARYCDIDEGGVRHLVLCRVIMGNMKVFYPSIATDTGLFQPSNSQYDNGVDDIQCPRYYIVWNMNINTHIYPEFIISFKVYGDAKGHFCGTMGEKNDSNSNSSMVNSASHSSGDLLHVTSSMDNNVSYLI